The Tubulanus polymorphus chromosome 1, tnTubPoly1.2, whole genome shotgun sequence genome contains a region encoding:
- the LOC141910294 gene encoding signal transducer and activator of transcription 5A-like isoform X3 has translation MKMYGFLISYSRHYSAMSKYSDLRSVLEHDENDTQFLFSIYEEKNIPFGLRETYHAWIDSKDWTDENQRFAAQWFEELISKVNRANELCFIPIKNRLKKNFDDPLQFFKALQECLKTEQRIIETFCKVNQGSTVIETIYPQESSSPEQPHRNRLNQLSLLRGEIAQAIGNMEQDNSNQETAPSPTGTKSRRLESDGLASQSNLYLLSKYLEKLCNYLNQFIEICSAEHAALLSDVMAWRNEQKFPIGELEAKDFLSLDVMQKLFCEFFLLCEECMALTIKAVPLILKVKSKQELNVIMNKYYTSLLEKMKTLVRDSIIIEMQPPQLMKLKDKESKDFAVILRCLLPSFKCPSVLYEAVEATFFNAAGESNNSIKNNSAKFVQSNGIVTARFNKLIVKDFKTLPCDVKVAEQKYYMSFKTTASIKFPALKEPLKVPNMEVGNCPYYLSPINNQLTIPIQIKSLSIVARTSHTSQECNCMATIIWDNAFRELNQLPESTVRRVSWKDFINLLKVECFKQTRRILTQENIEFFKEKLIVGPVDDSTTEITWKKFNEETIPPNNSFTFWRWYHATLNFISKCLPNVWRDNKIIGYITKQRTNELMSGKPNGTFLLRFSETYINKKSVPYGALSVAVVLDNEVAHGNPFFLKELYDKETNRSKEQSFGLMLTRMGIEDELLDKPLLYLYPREPINVAFADFMDEEDAVNLDGYLPLRREQKMQARRRIGSGSSGPISPMSSCLSDAPLTPSTQFSCLSPAPSSPGGSLPLPGTYPHQTTAREFSIPQLSADDVSTQLCTIQNLVNVDVPFSQQVPYQINSSYCNGPNVVTEIMDTTSLGNLTSLVLRDLEEGFSNEMEIE, from the exons ATGAAAATGTATGGTTTTCTTATCAGTTATAGTAG aCACTACAGCGCAATGAGTAAATACAGTGATTTACGAAGTGTTCTAGAACACGACGAAAATGATACGCAATTTCTGTTCAGTATCTATGAGGAGAAAAACATTCCTTTTGGACTGAGAGAAACGTATCACGCATGGATTGATAGCAAAGACTG gACTGATGAAAATCAGCGGTTTGCAGCTCAGTGGTTTGAAGAATTGATTTCCAAAGTTAACAGAGCAAATGAATTATGTTTCATAccaatcaaaaacagattGAAG AAAAATTTCGATGATCCACTCCAGTTTTTTAAAGCCCTTCAAGAATGTTTGAAGACGGAACAGCGAATTATTGAAACATTT TGTAAGGTGAATCAAGGATCTACAGTAATTGAAACGATATATCCGCAAGAATCATCGTCACCAGAACAGCCACATCGCAATCGCTTGAACCAACTGTCTTTACTTAGAGGT GAGATTGCACAAGCCATTGGTAACATGGAACAAGATAATTCGAATCAAGAAACCGCACCGTCACCTACAG GTACAAAGAGTAGGAGACTAGAATCTGATGGCTTGGCATCCCAAAGTAATTTATATCTTCTTTCTAAGTATCTAGAG AAGCTGTGTAACTATCTGAACcagtttattgaaatatgttcagCTGAACACGCAGCTTTACTGTCTGATGTTATGGCTTGGAGAAATGAACAGAAGTTTCCTATTGGTGAACTTGAAGCTAAAGATTTTCTCTCATTGGATGTAATGCAGAAGTT gttttgtgaattttttctGTTATGTGAGGAGTGCATGGCACTGACTATCAAAGCGGTGCCTTTGATCTTGAAGGTTAAGAGTAAACAAGAATTGAACGTCATTATGAATAAATACTATACATCATTgctggaaaaaatgaagacatTAGTTCGAGA ttccatcattattgaaatgcaACCACCACAATTAATGAAACTGAAAGACAAAGAGTCAAAAGACTTTGCGGTGATTCTGAG GTGTCTGTTGCCTTCGTTTAAATGTCCATCAGTTTTATATGAGGCAGTTGAAGCGACCTTTTTTAATGCTGCAGGCGAATCAAATAATTCCATCAAAAATAACAGCGCAAAGTTTGTTCAGTCGAATGGAATTGTGACAGCCAGATTCAATAAACTTATCGTCAAAGAtttcaagacattaccttgtgATGTGAAAGTTGCTGAACAGAAATATTACATGTCCTTCAAAACAACGGCTTCAATCAAGTTTCCGGCGTTGAAAGAACCTTTGAAAGTGCCTAATATGGAGGTGGGAAATTGTCCATACTACTTAAGTCCAATTAACAACCAATTAACAATTCCAATACAG ATAAAATCATTGTCTATAGTTGCAAGAACGTCTCACACATCGCAGGAATGTAACTGTATGGCAACTATTATTTGGGATAATGCCTTCCGTGAGCTG AATCAACTGCCAGAGAGTACTGTGAGAAGGGTGAGCTGGAAAGACTTTATAAATCTGTTGAAAGTTGAATGTTTCAAGCAAACTAGACGCATACTAACTCAAGAGAATATTGAGTTCTTCAAAGAGAAGTTAATAG taGGCCCTGTTGATGACTCTACCACGGAGATAACATGGAAAAAATTCAACGAAGAGACGATTCCTCCAAACAACTCATTCACATTCTGGCGATGGTACCACGCcacattgaatttcatttcgaaaTGTTTGCCTAATGTCTGGAGAGACAA taaaattattggCTACATAACGAAACAAAGAACGAATGAATTGATGAGTGGTAAACCGAATGGAACATTTCTTCTTCGATTCAGTGAAACGTACATCAATAAAAAGTCTGTGCCTTATGGAGCATTATCTGTAGCTGTTGTTCTTG ATAATGAAGTCGCTCACGGAAATCCATTTTTCctcaaagaattatatgacaAAGAAACAAATAGGAGCAAAGAGCAAAGCTTTGGTTTGATGTTGACGCGAATGGGAATCGAAGATGAATTATTGGATAAACCACTTCTGTATTTGTACCCGCGTGAACCTATCAACGTAGCATTTGCTGATTTTATGGATGAAGAAG atgcAGTGAATCTTGATGGATATTTGCCACTGAGACGTGAACAAAAAATGCAGGCCAGACG GCGTATAGGATCTGGTTCGTCTGGTCCGATTTCACCGATGTCGAGCTGTTTATCCGATGCTCCATTGACGCCGTCGACGCAATTCTCGTGTCTTAGTCCGGCTCCATCTTCACCAGGCGGTTCTTTGCCTCTACCAGGGACGTATCCCCATCAAACTACTGCtagagaattttcaattccaCAACTATCAGCGGATGATGTCAGCACGCAACTTTGCACAATTCAGAATCTGGTGAATGTAGATGTACCGTTTTCACAGCAAGTTCCCTATCAGAT aaatagcAGTTATTGCAATGGACCAAATGTGGTAACAGAAATCATGGATACTACAAGCTTGGGGAATTTGACGAGTCTTGTCCTTCGGGATCTTGAAGAAGGCTTTAGTAACGAAATGGAAATTGAGTGA
- the LOC141910294 gene encoding signal transducer and activator of transcription 1-alpha/beta-like isoform X1: MKMYGFLISYSRHYSAMSKYSDLRSVLEHDENDTQFLFSIYEEKNIPFGLRETYHAWIDSKDWTDENQRFAAQWFEELISKVNRANELCFIPIKNRLKKNFDDPLQFFKALQECLKTEQRIIETFYEKQEACKVNQGSTVIETIYPQESSSPEQPHRNRLNQLSLLRGEIAQAIGNMEQDNSNQETAPSPTGTKSRRLESDGLASQSNLYLLSKYLEKLCNYLNQFIEICSAEHAALLSDVMAWRNEQKFPIGELEAKDFLSLDVMQKLFCEFFLLCEECMALTIKAVPLILKVKSKQELNVIMNKYYTSLLEKMKTLVRDSIIIEMQPPQLMKLKDKESKDFAVILRCLLPSFKCPSVLYEAVEATFFNAAGESNNSIKNNSAKFVQSNGIVTARFNKLIVKDFKTLPCDVKVAEQKYYMSFKTTASIKFPALKEPLKVPNMEVGNCPYYLSPINNQLTIPIQIKSLSIVARTSHTSQECNCMATIIWDNAFRELNQLPESTVRRVSWKDFINLLKVECFKQTRRILTQENIEFFKEKLIVGPVDDSTTEITWKKFNEETIPPNNSFTFWRWYHATLNFISKCLPNVWRDNKIIGYITKQRTNELMSGKPNGTFLLRFSETYINKKSVPYGALSVAVVLDNEVAHGNPFFLKELYDKETNRSKEQSFGLMLTRMGIEDELLDKPLLYLYPREPINVAFADFMDEEDAVNLDGYLPLRREQKMQARRRIGSGSSGPISPMSSCLSDAPLTPSTQFSCLSPAPSSPGGSLPLPGTYPHQTTAREFSIPQLSADDVSTQLCTIQNLVNVDVPFSQQVPYQINSSYCNGPNVVTEIMDTTSLGNLTSLVLRDLEEGFSNEMEIE; encoded by the exons ATGAAAATGTATGGTTTTCTTATCAGTTATAGTAG aCACTACAGCGCAATGAGTAAATACAGTGATTTACGAAGTGTTCTAGAACACGACGAAAATGATACGCAATTTCTGTTCAGTATCTATGAGGAGAAAAACATTCCTTTTGGACTGAGAGAAACGTATCACGCATGGATTGATAGCAAAGACTG gACTGATGAAAATCAGCGGTTTGCAGCTCAGTGGTTTGAAGAATTGATTTCCAAAGTTAACAGAGCAAATGAATTATGTTTCATAccaatcaaaaacagattGAAG AAAAATTTCGATGATCCACTCCAGTTTTTTAAAGCCCTTCAAGAATGTTTGAAGACGGAACAGCGAATTATTGAAACATTT TATGAAAAACAAGAGGCT TGTAAGGTGAATCAAGGATCTACAGTAATTGAAACGATATATCCGCAAGAATCATCGTCACCAGAACAGCCACATCGCAATCGCTTGAACCAACTGTCTTTACTTAGAGGT GAGATTGCACAAGCCATTGGTAACATGGAACAAGATAATTCGAATCAAGAAACCGCACCGTCACCTACAG GTACAAAGAGTAGGAGACTAGAATCTGATGGCTTGGCATCCCAAAGTAATTTATATCTTCTTTCTAAGTATCTAGAG AAGCTGTGTAACTATCTGAACcagtttattgaaatatgttcagCTGAACACGCAGCTTTACTGTCTGATGTTATGGCTTGGAGAAATGAACAGAAGTTTCCTATTGGTGAACTTGAAGCTAAAGATTTTCTCTCATTGGATGTAATGCAGAAGTT gttttgtgaattttttctGTTATGTGAGGAGTGCATGGCACTGACTATCAAAGCGGTGCCTTTGATCTTGAAGGTTAAGAGTAAACAAGAATTGAACGTCATTATGAATAAATACTATACATCATTgctggaaaaaatgaagacatTAGTTCGAGA ttccatcattattgaaatgcaACCACCACAATTAATGAAACTGAAAGACAAAGAGTCAAAAGACTTTGCGGTGATTCTGAG GTGTCTGTTGCCTTCGTTTAAATGTCCATCAGTTTTATATGAGGCAGTTGAAGCGACCTTTTTTAATGCTGCAGGCGAATCAAATAATTCCATCAAAAATAACAGCGCAAAGTTTGTTCAGTCGAATGGAATTGTGACAGCCAGATTCAATAAACTTATCGTCAAAGAtttcaagacattaccttgtgATGTGAAAGTTGCTGAACAGAAATATTACATGTCCTTCAAAACAACGGCTTCAATCAAGTTTCCGGCGTTGAAAGAACCTTTGAAAGTGCCTAATATGGAGGTGGGAAATTGTCCATACTACTTAAGTCCAATTAACAACCAATTAACAATTCCAATACAG ATAAAATCATTGTCTATAGTTGCAAGAACGTCTCACACATCGCAGGAATGTAACTGTATGGCAACTATTATTTGGGATAATGCCTTCCGTGAGCTG AATCAACTGCCAGAGAGTACTGTGAGAAGGGTGAGCTGGAAAGACTTTATAAATCTGTTGAAAGTTGAATGTTTCAAGCAAACTAGACGCATACTAACTCAAGAGAATATTGAGTTCTTCAAAGAGAAGTTAATAG taGGCCCTGTTGATGACTCTACCACGGAGATAACATGGAAAAAATTCAACGAAGAGACGATTCCTCCAAACAACTCATTCACATTCTGGCGATGGTACCACGCcacattgaatttcatttcgaaaTGTTTGCCTAATGTCTGGAGAGACAA taaaattattggCTACATAACGAAACAAAGAACGAATGAATTGATGAGTGGTAAACCGAATGGAACATTTCTTCTTCGATTCAGTGAAACGTACATCAATAAAAAGTCTGTGCCTTATGGAGCATTATCTGTAGCTGTTGTTCTTG ATAATGAAGTCGCTCACGGAAATCCATTTTTCctcaaagaattatatgacaAAGAAACAAATAGGAGCAAAGAGCAAAGCTTTGGTTTGATGTTGACGCGAATGGGAATCGAAGATGAATTATTGGATAAACCACTTCTGTATTTGTACCCGCGTGAACCTATCAACGTAGCATTTGCTGATTTTATGGATGAAGAAG atgcAGTGAATCTTGATGGATATTTGCCACTGAGACGTGAACAAAAAATGCAGGCCAGACG GCGTATAGGATCTGGTTCGTCTGGTCCGATTTCACCGATGTCGAGCTGTTTATCCGATGCTCCATTGACGCCGTCGACGCAATTCTCGTGTCTTAGTCCGGCTCCATCTTCACCAGGCGGTTCTTTGCCTCTACCAGGGACGTATCCCCATCAAACTACTGCtagagaattttcaattccaCAACTATCAGCGGATGATGTCAGCACGCAACTTTGCACAATTCAGAATCTGGTGAATGTAGATGTACCGTTTTCACAGCAAGTTCCCTATCAGAT aaatagcAGTTATTGCAATGGACCAAATGTGGTAACAGAAATCATGGATACTACAAGCTTGGGGAATTTGACGAGTCTTGTCCTTCGGGATCTTGAAGAAGGCTTTAGTAACGAAATGGAAATTGAGTGA
- the LOC141910294 gene encoding signal transducer and activator of transcription 1-alpha/beta-like isoform X4 has translation MSKYSDLRSVLEHDENDTQFLFSIYEEKNIPFGLRETYHAWIDSKDWTDENQRFAAQWFEELISKVNRANELCFIPIKNRLKKNFDDPLQFFKALQECLKTEQRIIETFYEKQEACKVNQGSTVIETIYPQESSSPEQPHRNRLNQLSLLRGEIAQAIGNMEQDNSNQETAPSPTGTKSRRLESDGLASQSNLYLLSKYLEKLCNYLNQFIEICSAEHAALLSDVMAWRNEQKFPIGELEAKDFLSLDVMQKLFCEFFLLCEECMALTIKAVPLILKVKSKQELNVIMNKYYTSLLEKMKTLVRDSIIIEMQPPQLMKLKDKESKDFAVILRCLLPSFKCPSVLYEAVEATFFNAAGESNNSIKNNSAKFVQSNGIVTARFNKLIVKDFKTLPCDVKVAEQKYYMSFKTTASIKFPALKEPLKVPNMEVGNCPYYLSPINNQLTIPIQIKSLSIVARTSHTSQECNCMATIIWDNAFRELNQLPESTVRRVSWKDFINLLKVECFKQTRRILTQENIEFFKEKLIVGPVDDSTTEITWKKFNEETIPPNNSFTFWRWYHATLNFISKCLPNVWRDNKIIGYITKQRTNELMSGKPNGTFLLRFSETYINKKSVPYGALSVAVVLDNEVAHGNPFFLKELYDKETNRSKEQSFGLMLTRMGIEDELLDKPLLYLYPREPINVAFADFMDEEDAVNLDGYLPLRREQKMQARRRIGSGSSGPISPMSSCLSDAPLTPSTQFSCLSPAPSSPGGSLPLPGTYPHQTTAREFSIPQLSADDVSTQLCTIQNLVNVDVPFSQQVPYQINSSYCNGPNVVTEIMDTTSLGNLTSLVLRDLEEGFSNEMEIE, from the exons ATGAGTAAATACAGTGATTTACGAAGTGTTCTAGAACACGACGAAAATGATACGCAATTTCTGTTCAGTATCTATGAGGAGAAAAACATTCCTTTTGGACTGAGAGAAACGTATCACGCATGGATTGATAGCAAAGACTG gACTGATGAAAATCAGCGGTTTGCAGCTCAGTGGTTTGAAGAATTGATTTCCAAAGTTAACAGAGCAAATGAATTATGTTTCATAccaatcaaaaacagattGAAG AAAAATTTCGATGATCCACTCCAGTTTTTTAAAGCCCTTCAAGAATGTTTGAAGACGGAACAGCGAATTATTGAAACATTT TATGAAAAACAAGAGGCT TGTAAGGTGAATCAAGGATCTACAGTAATTGAAACGATATATCCGCAAGAATCATCGTCACCAGAACAGCCACATCGCAATCGCTTGAACCAACTGTCTTTACTTAGAGGT GAGATTGCACAAGCCATTGGTAACATGGAACAAGATAATTCGAATCAAGAAACCGCACCGTCACCTACAG GTACAAAGAGTAGGAGACTAGAATCTGATGGCTTGGCATCCCAAAGTAATTTATATCTTCTTTCTAAGTATCTAGAG AAGCTGTGTAACTATCTGAACcagtttattgaaatatgttcagCTGAACACGCAGCTTTACTGTCTGATGTTATGGCTTGGAGAAATGAACAGAAGTTTCCTATTGGTGAACTTGAAGCTAAAGATTTTCTCTCATTGGATGTAATGCAGAAGTT gttttgtgaattttttctGTTATGTGAGGAGTGCATGGCACTGACTATCAAAGCGGTGCCTTTGATCTTGAAGGTTAAGAGTAAACAAGAATTGAACGTCATTATGAATAAATACTATACATCATTgctggaaaaaatgaagacatTAGTTCGAGA ttccatcattattgaaatgcaACCACCACAATTAATGAAACTGAAAGACAAAGAGTCAAAAGACTTTGCGGTGATTCTGAG GTGTCTGTTGCCTTCGTTTAAATGTCCATCAGTTTTATATGAGGCAGTTGAAGCGACCTTTTTTAATGCTGCAGGCGAATCAAATAATTCCATCAAAAATAACAGCGCAAAGTTTGTTCAGTCGAATGGAATTGTGACAGCCAGATTCAATAAACTTATCGTCAAAGAtttcaagacattaccttgtgATGTGAAAGTTGCTGAACAGAAATATTACATGTCCTTCAAAACAACGGCTTCAATCAAGTTTCCGGCGTTGAAAGAACCTTTGAAAGTGCCTAATATGGAGGTGGGAAATTGTCCATACTACTTAAGTCCAATTAACAACCAATTAACAATTCCAATACAG ATAAAATCATTGTCTATAGTTGCAAGAACGTCTCACACATCGCAGGAATGTAACTGTATGGCAACTATTATTTGGGATAATGCCTTCCGTGAGCTG AATCAACTGCCAGAGAGTACTGTGAGAAGGGTGAGCTGGAAAGACTTTATAAATCTGTTGAAAGTTGAATGTTTCAAGCAAACTAGACGCATACTAACTCAAGAGAATATTGAGTTCTTCAAAGAGAAGTTAATAG taGGCCCTGTTGATGACTCTACCACGGAGATAACATGGAAAAAATTCAACGAAGAGACGATTCCTCCAAACAACTCATTCACATTCTGGCGATGGTACCACGCcacattgaatttcatttcgaaaTGTTTGCCTAATGTCTGGAGAGACAA taaaattattggCTACATAACGAAACAAAGAACGAATGAATTGATGAGTGGTAAACCGAATGGAACATTTCTTCTTCGATTCAGTGAAACGTACATCAATAAAAAGTCTGTGCCTTATGGAGCATTATCTGTAGCTGTTGTTCTTG ATAATGAAGTCGCTCACGGAAATCCATTTTTCctcaaagaattatatgacaAAGAAACAAATAGGAGCAAAGAGCAAAGCTTTGGTTTGATGTTGACGCGAATGGGAATCGAAGATGAATTATTGGATAAACCACTTCTGTATTTGTACCCGCGTGAACCTATCAACGTAGCATTTGCTGATTTTATGGATGAAGAAG atgcAGTGAATCTTGATGGATATTTGCCACTGAGACGTGAACAAAAAATGCAGGCCAGACG GCGTATAGGATCTGGTTCGTCTGGTCCGATTTCACCGATGTCGAGCTGTTTATCCGATGCTCCATTGACGCCGTCGACGCAATTCTCGTGTCTTAGTCCGGCTCCATCTTCACCAGGCGGTTCTTTGCCTCTACCAGGGACGTATCCCCATCAAACTACTGCtagagaattttcaattccaCAACTATCAGCGGATGATGTCAGCACGCAACTTTGCACAATTCAGAATCTGGTGAATGTAGATGTACCGTTTTCACAGCAAGTTCCCTATCAGAT aaatagcAGTTATTGCAATGGACCAAATGTGGTAACAGAAATCATGGATACTACAAGCTTGGGGAATTTGACGAGTCTTGTCCTTCGGGATCTTGAAGAAGGCTTTAGTAACGAAATGGAAATTGAGTGA
- the LOC141910294 gene encoding signal transducer and activator of transcription 1-alpha/beta-like isoform X5, with translation MKMYGFLISYSRHYSAMSKYSDLRSVLEHDENDTQFLFSIYEEKNIPFGLRETYHAWIDSKDWTDENQRFAAQWFEELISKVNRANELCFIPIKNRLKKNFDDPLQFFKALQECLKTEQRIIETFYEKQEACKVNQGSTVIETIYPQESSSPEQPHRNRLNQLSLLRGEIAQAIGNMEQDNSNQETAPSPTGTKSRRLESDGLASQSNLYLLSKYLEKLCNYLNQFIEICSAEHAALLSDVMAWRNEQKFPIGELEAKDFLSLDVMQKLFCEFFLLCEECMALTIKAVPLILKVKSKQELNVIMNKYYTSLLEKMKTLVRDSIIIEMQPPQLMKLKDKESKDFAVILRCLLPSFKCPSVLYEAVEATFFNAAGESNNSIKNNSAKFVQSNGIVTARFNKLIVKDFKTLPCDVKVAEQKYYMSFKTTASIKFPALKEPLKVPNMEIKSLSIVARTSHTSQECNCMATIIWDNAFRELNQLPESTVRRVSWKDFINLLKVECFKQTRRILTQENIEFFKEKLIVGPVDDSTTEITWKKFNEETIPPNNSFTFWRWYHATLNFISKCLPNVWRDNKIIGYITKQRTNELMSGKPNGTFLLRFSETYINKKSVPYGALSVAVVLDNEVAHGNPFFLKELYDKETNRSKEQSFGLMLTRMGIEDELLDKPLLYLYPREPINVAFADFMDEEDAVNLDGYLPLRREQKMQARRRIGSGSSGPISPMSSCLSDAPLTPSTQFSCLSPAPSSPGGSLPLPGTYPHQTTAREFSIPQLSADDVSTQLCTIQNLVNVDVPFSQQVPYQINSSYCNGPNVVTEIMDTTSLGNLTSLVLRDLEEGFSNEMEIE, from the exons ATGAAAATGTATGGTTTTCTTATCAGTTATAGTAG aCACTACAGCGCAATGAGTAAATACAGTGATTTACGAAGTGTTCTAGAACACGACGAAAATGATACGCAATTTCTGTTCAGTATCTATGAGGAGAAAAACATTCCTTTTGGACTGAGAGAAACGTATCACGCATGGATTGATAGCAAAGACTG gACTGATGAAAATCAGCGGTTTGCAGCTCAGTGGTTTGAAGAATTGATTTCCAAAGTTAACAGAGCAAATGAATTATGTTTCATAccaatcaaaaacagattGAAG AAAAATTTCGATGATCCACTCCAGTTTTTTAAAGCCCTTCAAGAATGTTTGAAGACGGAACAGCGAATTATTGAAACATTT TATGAAAAACAAGAGGCT TGTAAGGTGAATCAAGGATCTACAGTAATTGAAACGATATATCCGCAAGAATCATCGTCACCAGAACAGCCACATCGCAATCGCTTGAACCAACTGTCTTTACTTAGAGGT GAGATTGCACAAGCCATTGGTAACATGGAACAAGATAATTCGAATCAAGAAACCGCACCGTCACCTACAG GTACAAAGAGTAGGAGACTAGAATCTGATGGCTTGGCATCCCAAAGTAATTTATATCTTCTTTCTAAGTATCTAGAG AAGCTGTGTAACTATCTGAACcagtttattgaaatatgttcagCTGAACACGCAGCTTTACTGTCTGATGTTATGGCTTGGAGAAATGAACAGAAGTTTCCTATTGGTGAACTTGAAGCTAAAGATTTTCTCTCATTGGATGTAATGCAGAAGTT gttttgtgaattttttctGTTATGTGAGGAGTGCATGGCACTGACTATCAAAGCGGTGCCTTTGATCTTGAAGGTTAAGAGTAAACAAGAATTGAACGTCATTATGAATAAATACTATACATCATTgctggaaaaaatgaagacatTAGTTCGAGA ttccatcattattgaaatgcaACCACCACAATTAATGAAACTGAAAGACAAAGAGTCAAAAGACTTTGCGGTGATTCTGAG GTGTCTGTTGCCTTCGTTTAAATGTCCATCAGTTTTATATGAGGCAGTTGAAGCGACCTTTTTTAATGCTGCAGGCGAATCAAATAATTCCATCAAAAATAACAGCGCAAAGTTTGTTCAGTCGAATGGAATTGTGACAGCCAGATTCAATAAACTTATCGTCAAAGAtttcaagacattaccttgtgATGTGAAAGTTGCTGAACAGAAATATTACATGTCCTTCAAAACAACGGCTTCAATCAAGTTTCCGGCGTTGAAAGAACCTTTGAAAGTGCCTAATATGGAG ATAAAATCATTGTCTATAGTTGCAAGAACGTCTCACACATCGCAGGAATGTAACTGTATGGCAACTATTATTTGGGATAATGCCTTCCGTGAGCTG AATCAACTGCCAGAGAGTACTGTGAGAAGGGTGAGCTGGAAAGACTTTATAAATCTGTTGAAAGTTGAATGTTTCAAGCAAACTAGACGCATACTAACTCAAGAGAATATTGAGTTCTTCAAAGAGAAGTTAATAG taGGCCCTGTTGATGACTCTACCACGGAGATAACATGGAAAAAATTCAACGAAGAGACGATTCCTCCAAACAACTCATTCACATTCTGGCGATGGTACCACGCcacattgaatttcatttcgaaaTGTTTGCCTAATGTCTGGAGAGACAA taaaattattggCTACATAACGAAACAAAGAACGAATGAATTGATGAGTGGTAAACCGAATGGAACATTTCTTCTTCGATTCAGTGAAACGTACATCAATAAAAAGTCTGTGCCTTATGGAGCATTATCTGTAGCTGTTGTTCTTG ATAATGAAGTCGCTCACGGAAATCCATTTTTCctcaaagaattatatgacaAAGAAACAAATAGGAGCAAAGAGCAAAGCTTTGGTTTGATGTTGACGCGAATGGGAATCGAAGATGAATTATTGGATAAACCACTTCTGTATTTGTACCCGCGTGAACCTATCAACGTAGCATTTGCTGATTTTATGGATGAAGAAG atgcAGTGAATCTTGATGGATATTTGCCACTGAGACGTGAACAAAAAATGCAGGCCAGACG GCGTATAGGATCTGGTTCGTCTGGTCCGATTTCACCGATGTCGAGCTGTTTATCCGATGCTCCATTGACGCCGTCGACGCAATTCTCGTGTCTTAGTCCGGCTCCATCTTCACCAGGCGGTTCTTTGCCTCTACCAGGGACGTATCCCCATCAAACTACTGCtagagaattttcaattccaCAACTATCAGCGGATGATGTCAGCACGCAACTTTGCACAATTCAGAATCTGGTGAATGTAGATGTACCGTTTTCACAGCAAGTTCCCTATCAGAT aaatagcAGTTATTGCAATGGACCAAATGTGGTAACAGAAATCATGGATACTACAAGCTTGGGGAATTTGACGAGTCTTGTCCTTCGGGATCTTGAAGAAGGCTTTAGTAACGAAATGGAAATTGAGTGA